The following proteins are co-located in the Candidatus Eisenbacteria bacterium genome:
- a CDS encoding sulfatase: MTDAATLAGTLGAAAAPAVLLAFVLGARDAFIATRRNSFVRIGDYLWVYVAIPIVALTVLVLPLGAVVALGGFAAGLAARTVAAASAGSIAALCFAIETREFLERIRGTMDRAHVDAPSRRRALAVVGTAAGLAACLAVAAVAAIFWKLGPLGRLAIAVAIVDLALLPPLVRLALRELPLAWVARRRRRPTEARADATRRPSVVLISIDTLRADRMRALGGRGLMPNLDRLAAAGVLYERAIAQSSWTLPSVASFLTGLHPSRHGAGWALNGFDLLARAPLRSGTWTVAQGLRAAGYRTHAVVANPYLALPFGLAQGFDTYDNVSLESEMAICLRTTLAARLVGPALGTRVSGNGDVVTQRGLRRLRELRAGARDQPYFLWLHYIDPHAPYGCGGDKSFRGDTLLAEIEHDGAELRDRFEAIARLRAGEIRLSPAEKAQMVALYDAGVADVDRCLGEILDAVAPGDDTLIAVVSDHGEEFWEHGGVEHGHTFYDELVRVPLVLAGAGLPRDHRVAELVRLIDLPPTMFDLLHLPAPSDLDGTSMLRPTGAERVALCEGLLFAEDKVAIRTARWKYVRSANGKEELYDLETDRLELRDVAASADLEWARELIAASGAGAPQAECIDDHAADGPAIREALRHLGYA, from the coding sequence ATGACGGACGCTGCGACGCTCGCAGGGACGCTCGGTGCCGCAGCGGCGCCTGCGGTTCTGCTCGCGTTCGTTCTCGGAGCGCGTGACGCCTTCATCGCGACGAGACGCAACTCGTTCGTGCGCATCGGCGACTACCTGTGGGTGTACGTCGCCATCCCGATCGTCGCGCTGACGGTCCTCGTCCTGCCGCTCGGCGCCGTCGTGGCGCTCGGCGGGTTCGCGGCCGGGCTGGCGGCTCGCACGGTTGCGGCTGCCTCCGCGGGCAGCATTGCCGCCCTCTGTTTCGCGATCGAGACCCGCGAATTTCTCGAGCGGATCCGGGGCACGATGGATCGCGCCCACGTCGACGCGCCGTCGCGACGGCGCGCGCTCGCCGTGGTCGGAACGGCGGCCGGGCTGGCCGCGTGCCTCGCGGTCGCCGCGGTCGCCGCCATCTTCTGGAAGCTCGGACCGCTCGGCCGCCTGGCGATCGCGGTGGCGATCGTCGATCTCGCGCTCCTTCCGCCGCTCGTGCGCCTCGCCCTCCGGGAGCTTCCGCTCGCATGGGTCGCGCGGAGGCGCCGGCGTCCCACCGAAGCGCGAGCCGATGCGACGCGCCGCCCGTCCGTCGTGCTGATCTCGATCGACACGCTCCGTGCCGATCGTATGCGCGCCCTCGGCGGGCGCGGGCTCATGCCGAACCTCGATCGCCTTGCCGCCGCGGGCGTCCTCTACGAGAGGGCGATCGCACAATCGTCGTGGACGCTGCCGTCGGTCGCATCCTTCTTGACCGGCCTCCACCCGTCGCGTCACGGCGCGGGATGGGCCCTCAACGGCTTCGATCTCCTCGCCCGCGCGCCGCTGCGCTCCGGAACCTGGACCGTCGCGCAGGGCCTGCGTGCAGCGGGCTATCGCACGCACGCCGTCGTCGCGAATCCCTACCTGGCGCTTCCGTTCGGCCTCGCCCAGGGGTTCGATACGTACGACAACGTGAGCCTCGAATCCGAGATGGCCATCTGCCTGCGCACGACGCTCGCCGCCCGGCTGGTCGGGCCGGCGCTCGGAACCCGGGTCAGCGGCAACGGCGACGTCGTGACCCAGCGGGGTCTCCGCCGGCTCCGCGAGCTGCGCGCCGGCGCGCGGGATCAGCCCTACTTCCTGTGGCTCCACTACATCGACCCTCATGCCCCGTACGGCTGCGGAGGCGACAAGTCATTCCGCGGTGACACCTTGCTCGCGGAGATCGAGCACGACGGTGCGGAGCTGCGCGATCGCTTCGAGGCCATCGCCCGACTCCGTGCCGGCGAGATCCGGCTGAGCCCGGCGGAGAAGGCCCAGATGGTGGCGCTCTACGACGCCGGGGTAGCGGACGTCGATCGCTGTCTCGGGGAGATCCTCGACGCCGTCGCGCCGGGGGACGACACGCTCATCGCGGTCGTCTCCGACCACGGCGAGGAGTTCTGGGAGCACGGCGGCGTCGAGCACGGCCACACGTTCTACGACGAGTTGGTGCGCGTCCCGCTCGTCCTCGCCGGAGCGGGGCTTCCGCGCGATCATCGGGTGGCGGAGCTCGTTCGATTGATCGATCTGCCACCCACGATGTTCGACCTCCTGCATCTTCCGGCGCCGAGCGACCTCGACGGGACGAGCATGCTGCGTCCCACCGGCGCGGAACGGGTGGCGCTGTGCGAAGGGCTGCTGTTCGCCGAGGACAAGGTGGCGATCCGTACCGCGCGCTGGAAGTACGTTCGATCCGCGAACGGCAAGGAGGAGCTGTACGACCTCGAGACCGATCGGCTCGAGCTGCGGGACGTGGCCGCGAGCGCGGATCTCGAATGGGCTCGGGAGCTGATCGCCGCGAGCGGAGCGGGCGCGCCCCAAGCCGAATGCATCGACGACCATGCTGCCGACGGACCCGCCATCCGCGAGGCGCTCCGACACCTCGGCTACGCATAG